AGTTTAGAGTTTAAAAAACTAACTTGCTTTTATGCCTCTCCAGTAAATAACTCAGGTTTTCATTGGTTTTATGAAAATTCATTGCTTTGCATGTGTTGCTTTGCATTGCGACACATCAAAAACCCCTTTTGTTACCCTTCATGTTAGCAGCTTGTTTTAAGAGGAATAAGACTTTCACAGCTGAGGatgaatttattttgtgtaaTAAACTGTTAAAGGTtgctctctctttatttttagaTTGACCAGATCCTGATCCATCAAAAAGTTGAACTCTTAGAAGGTGAAGCATGTTATTCATCCACTCATATTTACCTTTGCCACTTTGTCAAGCATAGATaatcagcagcagtttgtcagttttttttgtgtgtaccTTCAAGCTGTAAACCTCTCAGTACGCTGTAAATCATAATGATGAAATGCTGCCTGCCCTTGGAATACTTTTCTTATCTACACTTTGTTATTCACCATTTCCACGCGTTTTTCCTTTCCTGCACTCTCCTACCAACCCCGCCCAGCATTCATCGGGTTTGAGACCAACAACCAGTACGAGATAAAGAACAGTCTGGGCCAAAAGATCTACAAGGCTAAAGAGAAGAATGACTGCTGCACCAGGAACTGCTGTGGCTCGCTGCGCAGCTTTGACATGAAGATCAAGGACAACATGGACAGGGAGGTCATCCGTCTCATACGGCCTTTCCGTTGCGTTTCCTGCTGGTGTCCCTGCTGCCTgcaagaggtgtgtgtgtggtgtctgtgtgtataaatgAGCCAACAAGTGtcaaaagcagtttttaatgGCCTCACGTGATATCGATTTTCTAGGCTAAGATCAATATTGTACATATTAAATAGTTCATTCAGCACCAAACCCTAGCCTCACACTCACTGTAGTTAGGGATAAACAATCTGATATCTGTGCTATAATCATAATTAATGTTGTGAATATTTAACCATATCTATTGCCTGAAGAGTTTCTAAAGGTGAAGAGTGAACTATTGCTTGGTTAATTATTACGCTTTACTGGTTAAGACACAAAAATAGCAATCGTCATTCTTGGGGCGTACGTTGGGAAATATAGTTAACAGAGCTTTGAAAAAAttagacaaaataaaagcaaccaaAGCACAAAATGGAAGTTGACTTAATGAAAtagttaaagttaaataaaaatcttgtgaataaaaaaaaaacaacaaaaaaaaaaacagtggacatcaaaatgaatattaacaGGTTAAATGATAACATTGGCATGTAGTTAAGTTTGGGTAATTCCACATACGCTGCCTTTTAAATAGAAGTGTGTCAAATGTGTAttcatccacagctgaaaatagtccccaacaaatacacTACTGTTTGAGTAACGTTTCctaaaaactacagtggccAGCTGCAGCAAGATTTTAGAATAACCCCTTATCCCTTAAACAGGCAGctcttggttttatttattttcttatttactgCTCAACAAGTAGTCCCTATGAAAACTGTGCTCTGGCTTATCGACAGTAACGGGGTCGTCATTCCTGCAAAGAGATGCTGTTTTTTGGATGGATATCTGGTTAAATCTGAGCCATTAAACCTAAAACTATTTGTTTGTCTAGATACAAGCTAAAGTCATTGATTAACCCACCTCCATTTAGAAGGAAGAAACATATTTGGTCCCATTAGCGCAAAAAATCTGCAGCCTCTCAGCTCTCAGTTGCTCATATTTAGAGGCCTCTGTCATCCCTCCCTTTGCTTTGTGTTACTGTTGAGTTGCTGAGTGGCGCTTGGATGTCTTTGTGCACCAGGCTGCTCAGACGGGGTTTGTAAAGCCTATGAATGGCCCTTTTGTCTGTCCAAACTATCTCCTAGACTCCCCCGGTCCTCTGCCATCCCTTCACCTCTGAgacccttctctctctctctctctctctctccctctctccctcattaaTCTCATCGTTGGAAATCCGGTTACAGCGCATTCCCACTGGCCCACACCCAAGTTGCTACACTCTCACATACTGCAGGCCTGTTTACTGGCCAGACAAGAGCCATGTGAGATGTATTACCTTTGTATGTGGTGTCACAATGGACCAGTCAGTTTCACTTATCATTCCTGCTGTCCTGTGCAGACTGCAAACCTcgtgatgttttatttatagctGTCCGTCTCAAGGGATGAGGATTGATTTTAAGCTCTCTGGAACAGCTTTCTAATTTCGTGTCACTGTGTTGATGTGGCACACAGATGGAGGTCCAGGCACCGCCGGGCACCACCGTAGGCTACGTCAAACAGGACTGGCACCCTTTCCTGCCGAAGTTTTCCATCCAAGGAGCCAACCAGGAGACCGTGATGAAACTGGAGGGGCCTTGCTTCGCCTGCAACTGCTGTGGGGACGTCAACTTTGAGGTGAGGTCAGAGGACTGATGTTTGGGCTTGAAACTCAACTCCTTTGGAACAGCAAGCCCAGAACTCCCTGTTACAAATGCATTCAGTTCATCTAAACTAGATATCAGTGGTCTATAACATATTGATTAGCTTAatggaatagttcaacattttgggaaatgcacgtatttgctttgctgctgtgtgttagGAGAGAAGGTCAGTTCCACTTGATAACCTGCAAACAGGTGTTAACAGTTGGCCTGGTTCTCTCCAAAAGCAATAGAATACAAGTATGCATCATAATGCATAATTATGATATAAAATGAGAATATATAATGAGATGTCTGATACATCATATCTCATTTATTCAATCTGTACAAAAATGGAATTGTAAGTATGGTAACCTGTGGTTTTATGAGGGGTTATGTGCATGATGATTTCTGAAGCACCTGGATTCTCCtgtggttgcctggcaacctgtCGGTAAGGGTTGGattccaggaagtcactgtacCGAGTTAATTAGATAAACAAGATATAACAGTGACCTTTAGAGGTGCTCTTagacagattttgttacctcCGGACAGAGTCAGattagctgtttcctcctgtttccagtcttgatgctaagctaagctaaccagcagctggctgtagcttcaaaTGTATCCTAAAGACAGAGTGGTTTCAGTCTTATCTagctctcagcaagaaagcaaagaagcGTCTTTCCCAAAATCTCACACTGTAACTTTAAATGAACAGTTCCAGttcaagtttggcatttttttggAAATCCCTCAACATCTGTACAGACTGTTTCCAGAGGGAACTAGAGCTCATGGTTTTCTCCCCTCTAACGCGATCACAGTGTTGTACACCTGGTAAAACTCGCTGTAGACATAGTTATTCTTCTTTCTCTGCAGCTGAAGGGCAAAGATGGCGACAAGCCCATTGGTCGTATTAGCAAGCAGTGGAGCGGCCTTCTGAAGGAAGTCTTCACAGACACGGACAACTTTGGCATCCAGTTCCCGCTGGACTTGGACGTCAAGATGAAAGCTGTGCTCATGGGGGCCTGCTTCCTCATTGTAAGACCAGATTCCTcgattttgttgtttttttccccttacttttttcatttaacactaattttatttgttgtgtacTCGCTGCCTCAGATTAATCAGGGGGTGAATTAATTTCcttctttgttttcactttgcagGACTTCATGTTCTTCGAGAAGGTTGGGGAAGCCAACCAGCgcagctcagtgttttcataacgggaggggagggaaggaggggaaaaCACCAGCGTGATGGCAAAGACTCTCTCCACTTATGCATTCTCTGTTCATGTCCTGTTCATCTGTTTTTGCGATCCTTCCTCTGCCATATTCCAGCCACTATGGTGCCATCTTTTTATAAACACAGAACAATATCCGGCCAATCTGCCAAggaatgtttttgaaatgtatcCAAACTCAGTGAGTGATACTGGCTGTCATTTTGCCAATGTCTCCTACACTCCATACAGTCTGtagatgtttaaaatgttttaagtgAGTGAATTTACCTCCAGTTGAGATTGAATCCCTGCCAAAGACACTCATCTTAAccttttatgtctttttctgtgtctACACATAGAAATAAGAGAGGATATCCACACACAGATTTGAAAGTGCTTAATGCTATACttacattaacatttcatatttatgcTGCATGTTTATCTATGATAATCACACTTATTTGTGCTTTATAAATAGATAGCAATATATCTAGCCTAAGTGCAATACCGTTCTTGATGATGTGTTGATGATGTTCTTGAGGCTGTATAtactgcttttgtcttttagcTATGCTAGCGGCTAGCGGATGGCACTGTCAGTCtgtcggtccaccactttgatctagactgaaatattaatatgaaCTATTGGATGTTTTGCTCTGAAATACGTTACAGATATCCATGGAGTCTGAAGGATGATTCGTAACGACTCCTTAAACCTTTTATCAAGGACAAAAGTTTTAGTTGTCCAATATTTTGGTGTAAATACCCATCAAACTAATTGATATTCCCACCAAAGCACCACTGTTCCCAAGTAGAGATTCACAGAGCTGCAAGCAAGGCAGTAAACTTTTAATCCTATTAATTAACACAACCTTCATGTGCAACCTGAAAAATCGCCACAGCAAGCATTCAGATGTAATGAGGGAAGTGGTGGATGTGTAACGTCCTGAAGTCAAACTTGTGAACACAAGAGTTGACACACTGACAGTATTTACCAAagtgctctctctccctctctacctcTCAGCTGCCTTTCTCTTACTCCAAGCCCTCTGTGTCTTAAAGCCGAGTGTACATAATCTGTAGCACAGGCTACAGTGTAAACGCTCTCTTGCCCGCCCCCCCCCGAGGTTTAGTGGTTGACATGGAGACGGACACTCCAGTCGAGCCTCGCCCTCCAGCATCTCCAGACACCACTACCTTGAACATGTGCCAGTGTAATGATACAGCAGACAGAGAACGTAGGTCAATGTTAAATAGGAGGAAAGATTTGAGCAAACAAGgaatagaaacaaaacaaaaagcagaagtTGGAGTTAGTGAACGTTAATCTGACCTCTGAGTGGCTGGAAACCTCCGTCGCTATTAAGGAAACACACGAACTGTAGTTTGTGTAGCAGAAAGAGACCTGAATGTGAATGTTCAGCTCATTTGATCGCTGTGCTTCAgaatttatcaaaaaaaaaaggcaggttAATGTTGCCTATTGCTGTTGAATGTAACTCTCAGCTctgtatttaataataattcttgTTTTTCGTCGTTCTCGTGAGATAACATGGGTGGGCCTCCTGTGGGGCTTGGTTGCCACTAGTGCTCTTGAATCCAGACGCAGCTCTCTATTACACTgtgactaactaactaactgtcTCATtgcctgtgtgtatgcatcAGCTTCTGTGTACTCTGACCTCTGCgaaggaaaaagaaagtaaCCAaagcatgtacagtacataccTAATGCAGTTATCTCAGCACTGCATGAGTTTGATGTCAACCTACAGCACTTGCTTTTATAGCAGTCATATCTGCAGCTTGCCGAATTAGTAGTTTCAAGTGTTCATATCAAATCTATTTTGTGCTATCTGTTTGTACTTCTGTCACTTTCTTGTGATTGTGAACTCCATTTTTTTACAGAATCAAAAATACCCTGTAGctcagaaataaaacacatgccATATTAAGCCCTTGTTACAGTGTTTGCCgtcttgttttcttctgctccatgaTTGTCCAGGAAACTCTCTGGAAAGCACTCGGAAACCTAAAGTCTAAATGTGAAACATGTGGTTTCACttggaaaaaaatgtctttgcttCAGAGGGAAATCCATTCTCTCAGTCTCTGGCACAAAACTAGCCAAAGTCTAGGTCCACTAAAACTGTTGGGTAACTCACTCTGTGCAATATGCACGTTATTGGTGTCGGCATCAGCTTCCTTTATCTATCTGCATTCAGCTGATAGAAGGATCATATCCATGCCCTACTGGAGGTGCAGCAAGAAAACCTCTCTTTCCTGGTCACATACTCCATATCAAACCTCTCCACCTTCTGGAAATGTGGGGAAAATACAAGCGTACTGGTTAGGGGAGCATGTCTGTACATGTCTATCCATCCCTCAGTGCTCCggggaaataaatcaaaatgtaatCGTCTCCCAGTAATATGTGATAATTCTGTATGCTGAGTATAAGAATTATATGAATGAGCTCTCTCTTAAGATGGAAATTAAACGTAGAGGACACAAAGCTTTCCTGCATTCAGGGCAATTTAATtgatatattttgtaattttgcaACAAGGcaattttgtgcattttaagaTACTAAATCTTTTTCTGATGCACCAACACAATAAGAAGTTTGTATTAAATTAACGAGTATTATGGTTCACAAACAAGCTCATACTGTGGGTACTGTGAACACTAAGGTTTATGGAAGAGCACTCTTATAACACTTCACAAAAtagatgcagcagcagaaccacagatcttttttttattgctttctgACCAAGACATAgagcctacattacccacagtgCAACTCAACAGTCCCGCCTCAAGCAGAGACgaagagatgaagagatgaagGCCACACAGGTGTAGTAAACccagttttttttctaactcAGAACCCCCAAATATCATTTTCACACTTGTAGTCCTCAACCCCAACTGAAGCGGACTCAAAAAGTTCATACGTTTTTTTCCCACATATGCCTTATATGACACAACATGTCTGCtacactgatttttaaaaaaaaaaaaaatcaagaaaagagaaagaaaagcaagtCTAGCAAGTCTAAGACAGTAATCATGGTGCACTTCTGCAATAAACATGGCAGCTCAGCAATAAGACCAGATCAattttattcaataaaataataatttctaaCACAATATATACAAATTAATTAAGATACAAAAACTATTTGCAAAATGACAACAATATCATGTGCAGGATAGTGTCTctttaaaagtataaaaacaggAGTCAGGAACGTTGTTGTTTTGCTAAATTCTGATGTTTCAACATATTTGtcctttttacatttcaacCATCTTCATTTTTCTACATGTGTATGCACTGAGCCTCCCGTCAGTTCCCATGTCAGGAGGTATTGTGCAGCTTCCAGCGTCAGTGTGAGTCAAGACGTTGCTGAAAAAGTCACCCATGATCCATGATTTAATAAAGGTAAGATTAGTCCGAAAATTGCGTCAGACTCGTctctctgtgctaacttgcgGTCGCTCCCTCTCGCCGGGGCCGGTCCTGTCCTCCCGTGACCATCGGATCAGGTAGCGACTGGCGAGCTGCAGGTTCCACTGGTGCCTGGAGAGGATcctgagacagtcctctctgGAGCACAGGCTCAGCGAGtacagctgctccagctgaaaAGACACGAAACAAGAAGGCGGGGATCAGGAACAGcaatgaaaatgcaaacatcTTGATCATTCATAGAGAACAAGACTGACGAAACGAAAGACAGATAAAAACTTGATTGCAGGTTATTTGCCTCAGAGGGTAGAAACTTTACACATCTGTCCACACCTCAAAGTAGGTGTTACTCTCAGCATTCAAATGCAAAACACCAGTTGTGAATTCATTGTAAGCCCATTGTAAGCAACATGCTTCAGTGTTTATTTCACTTAATTGCAGAATCAGAAACTATTACAAACTAAAATATTTGACTCCTTTATGTTAACAGTAGTTTCATGGTCTTACCTTGAGTTGTTGTTCCGCTCTCACTGGGTTCCAGTCGTTACGCTGAAGTGCAGTATGAACCTCATCGGTGGTCACCCCATGCACTGCCTCCATaacctgcagcacagcagcgAAGCTCGTATTGTAACCCACTGAGAAAGTCTtcgcacagaaaaaaaagcaacaatttAATAAGATCAGACTCTCACCTGTGCGATGAGACTGTCTCTCGTGTTCTGCACCTGAGGTGACTTATCTCGCTCTCTGATtcgttccctctctctctctctctctctgttgtctgcTTGCTCATCCAGCTGCGGGGTTGAGCGTGCCATGTTGGCCATTTTAACCAGGTTGGAGCCTCCTGCGCCCTGCAGAGGTTGGTGTTGGGGTAGAGGTTGAGGTTGAGGCTGTGTCTGCGTCGGAGGGGACAGGACCACCTGCGGAGGCCATGGCGTGCCGGGGGCCGTTGGGTGGACCGTGGGCCTCCTCTGGGGCTTCATGTTCAAGCGTTTCAGGTTGGGGGGTGGCGGCCGCGGAGGCGGGATGATACTGGCCTCGCTGAACCGCCGTGGGTCCTGCTGCATCACCACACTGCGAGCTACCATCACAGAGGGCACCAACCTGCCCTGCTGATCCACTCTGACCGCTCCTACAGTGTCAGCCCGAGGCCGCTGTCCGCCCAAAACTGACTCCAGGCTCCGAGACATACCTgaagacacaggaggaggacTTTTTAATTCACAATGTACACTTACTTTAATCTATCAAATGAAATGAGCAAAGAAGTAATCATAACCTGCACAATTTATCAGTAATGAATAGTGCTAGTGATCCTATATCAGAGTATATGTGGGCACAGCGAGGATGAAACAATAaagccactagagggcagacTGGTCAACCGTGAGTCAACAGGCAAATTAGTgagactgaatgaatgaaagaatgagcTGATTTACATCCTGGATGGAAAAGATGCTTCAAGTCTAATAATAGTATAAGAAACAATAGAATGTGtgaagaaatgtgtgtctgaTGCTTAAAAGCAGAATGTGTGGTAATGATAGATGATATCTATGTGAAGAATTAAATCTTTAGTGGACCTTGGGAAGACTAACAGCCATTTTATAGAAGCTAATGGTGATATAAGTAAAGAACTTAGtcaattattataatatttgatTAATTCCAATAACAGATGATATCAAGCCACGTCACGATGTTTACTCTCTACATTCTGCAGCTGGTTTTATTGGAGTTCCTACCTGCCATTTTCTGCAGGTTGGAGCCCTCCTTCTCCCTGGCAGGGCCCGGCCTCCAGCTGCCACCGCTGCATAGTCAGAATGGTTCACACATTTAGTGCGACAGCCTCGACTCACAAATCACTGTatactgactgacagcaggtgAAAGTTCAGGGCTGTGCTGCCGTTAGCATTCTGCAATAAAAGTCCATTACTTGGGGCTAAAGTTTAGACCGTTTTCTGCATGATATAAAGGCCGAGAACTCAAAAATGGGAAACTTGTCATTTGGAGATTTTTCTGGacttggggaaaaaagcagcaaaggcTACAAGACAGTAAAAGAGACACCCACAGGCACTGTAATATTGTTAAAACAGCTACTAGAGCTGAACTTTGTATCTCTGGGTCTGTGTCGTTTATTTTTAGCTCTGTGATTCAAGTCCCTGTCTGTTCACATAAACTAGAATTACCGCCTCGCAGCTGTATCCTTCCGCCAACCAGTCAAATTACAGCTCATATCCGTGTCTCTCCAGTCTCGcataatacatatatatagtgATGATTGTGAGCGATAAACATGCAGTACAGATAGTGAAGCCGCTTGAGGAACTTCTTTGATTCGTGATATAACgatgtataaataaaatccaTTTGACTTAACTTTGTCAGGCTTCGTTGATCTTGTTCTTCTCTATGTCTGTTAGAGTGTTCAATTTAGAGAAACAAAtcaaagtcaaattccttgtatgtgttcacgtGCTCAGCCAATAAAGCTGCTCCTGATTAAACCATGACAACGCTTCAAATATGGatgctgctgcaaagaagctGGTCACGGTCTTCCCTTCTGTTCATGAGTTTTGGCACTGAATAATGGCCAGAAGagcgtttttttccccccaacatTATGATACTGAAGCTGACCTTCGTCcctttggatataaaatgtcaccaTTTGTATGAAATATTGCTGACTTTGTTTAGTGAAGTCACCGTCACCTTGACCTTTCACCACCAAAATCTAGTCAGTTCATCTCCAAGTGGATGGTTGTGcgaaatttgaagaaattccctcaaggTGTTCCTGAGATATCGCCGTCACAAGAATGGGACGGACGAACGAACAACTCGTTTACGTCACCGGCACAGAGGTATAAAAGATATACTGACCAAATCTACAATATGCTGCATTGTGTCAGGACACTTTTAGGTTGGCTTCAATTGATTTGACGGCAGACAACTTCCTGCTCTGAAAAAACGatgaatattataatatatatatggaGAGGAATGAATAAGTAGTATCACTGACTCGTCCACACTCTCAGGTGTTCCCCAGCAGCGCTCAGGTTTGATGTCTCCGTGTCCCGTGTGTTGCAGGCTGCCCTTCAGCGGGGCTGAGATGTAAGCGGAGCTGGAAGCAGGGTTTGGCCCTGCGTTGGCGGCACTGAGGGCAGCAGGAGGCAGTAACGGCACAGCGAGGCTCGCAGGAAACCAGCCGACTGTCAGCGTCCTGTGGTTCTGGCCTCTCCACTCACACAGCTCCAGactgcacagagagaggaagagctgctCAGACTCTGCATTGATTAAAGTGAGACTTCACCTGCTGAACAGCAACATAGCGGCCAATGTGGTCAGTATAACAGTAGGGGCGAGACAGAGAATTGGATTAACACTTTGATTTCAGTAAGTATCtattttatgttgatttttatGGGATCAGgtgccattttttttgttgcattatgCAAATATTATGTTTTCTGCAAACTGCAAATAGTGACAAAGCAAATAATAACTTGGCCATGGATCTattaaattaagaaaacattGACGGCAGTGTGATAGCTGCTAGACTtgctcaaacaaacaaagcgAAATGCAGTCACCACTGGAATGCGCTTTGGAGAGCATGCCCATTTAAACCTCTGTTTCATCCTAACAAAGGCCCATTGTGTTGGTCAAAGATATTTTCCCCTTTACTCCTTTAGCCCCACCCTCCTTTCTCTCACCCACCCATGGTCTATGACGGTCACAAGGTCGTTGGCCACAAGTGCAAGTTTTCTGGGTTCAGCAAAGTCCCTAGCTGCTTGCACCTCCATTGGTTTAGCCTGCAAAgtcagacaggagaggaaaaacGAGGCAGGTTTGCTGAAAAATCATACATTTCTGCATCATTTAAAATAAGAGGTTGTTCTGTAAAGGATTGATCAATAGTCCCTCCTCTGACTTGATCAGCAGGGACTTAAAAAGCTTCACATTATGTTGCTGCCTACCTCTGCCACCATTGTGGTAAGCTGGGTGAAGCTGGGTCTGTCAGCAGGACTGCAGGCCCAGCACTTCCGCATGACAGCGTACAGTTCTTGGGGACAATCTGGAGGTTTCTCCAGACGCTCCCCCTCACGTTCCACACGCCACAAAATCTGGATTTAAGAGAGTGAATGTTGATGTGATATTAAAACTCATAAGCATAACACAAAGGCAAACAGCATCAGGGTGGGGACACGCATTCCACACATGAGGACAAATATGCTGGCTAGCATGAATGCAAGCGTGGAAAGTATAGCGTGAATGTTCAGATGTAGCTGACAAGAGTGTACCTGTCTGCCTGACAGGCCGAACCAGGGCTCCTCGCAGTAGGTGAACATCTCCCACAGGGTGACACCAAACATCCACACGTCTGAGGAGTGGGAGAAAGAGCCAACGCGAAGACTCTCTGGAGCACACctgcagggagaacagggagacgGACCACAAGGAGTAACTAGCACAATGcatatcattttaaatgttattattattgttattttctcctccatcttcatattttcccatcagccctcACCATGCAAACGGGATCCTTCTGTGTGCTGTCATGACGTAGTGGTCCGTCTCTTGGCTCAGGCCTCTCATTAGGCCAAAGTCCCCGATCTTCACCATCTCTCTGGATGCCAGCAGTACGTTTCTCGCAGCCAGGTCCCTGTGGATGAACCTCCTGCTCTCGAGGTACTCCATACCCGCCACGATCTGGTTGGCGAAGAGCCAGAGGCGGACCAGAGGGTACTCGTACTGCCGTGAGCGCAGGGTGTCGTATAGTGAGCCCAAGGGGGCCAGCTCTGTTACCTAAAGGAAGGAAAAATAGCTAATTGTGTATTTCAGCTGTATTCAGctatatacacaaatatatattcattaatCCCCACTCTTACCATCTTGAGGGGCTGTGTGAGCACCACACCATAAAGTCGGATGATGTTGGGGTGGTCCAATGACTGCATTGTGGTCACCTCTTGGAGGAAGTCCGACAGTGTGTCCGTCTGCCTGGACATGCTGCTCCTTAGTGACTTTACTGCTACAGGCAACTAGGAgggacaaaaagagacagagacagtttgTTCAGAGGATCAGTCCAAAACAGATAGTATGGAGTATAAAGGTACAATAAAACTATCACTCTTCAAAAGTATGAGCGGTGGATGGTGGAAACTTATAATATAAACTTGAATATAACTATGAACCTGCAACCCTGAATTTTAGGgcacttggtggcagcagaaacaagctgtaaacagaACCTTGACAGTGACGAATTTACATATTTATCTGAAGCTAAGGATCATTAGCATTCTTATAGAGCCGTGCTACTGCTAACCTTATGAATGCAAgtcaaatattcactctcttttggctccgtttttggtctccaccaactcctgaggaaacTACCTGGcactttagctgctaaatgctccaccgtATTCACTGGCTTGTctctaacttttttttgtccgctgtttggtgctgagtgGATAGTGTAT
The sequence above is a segment of the Pempheris klunzingeri isolate RE-2024b chromosome 23, fPemKlu1.hap1, whole genome shotgun sequence genome. Coding sequences within it:
- the LOC139222789 gene encoding phospholipid scramblase 2-like isoform X1 gives rise to the protein MSAPGYPSDQAPYPMPQPGGHSIAPYPVGPGGYGDPSQAPPPGFNMGYNPGQPPVMYQPVAGPEYGGHPGAISPAPVGNPAAVAVGVPPGLEYLAQIDQILIHQKVELLEAFIGFETNNQYEIKNSLGQKIYKAKEKNDCCTRNCCGSLRSFDMKIKDNMDREVIRLIRPFRCVSCWCPCCLQEMEVQAPPGTTVGYVKQDWHPFLPKFSIQGANQETVMKLEGPCFACNCCGDVNFELKGKDGDKPIGRISKQWSGLLKEVFTDTDNFGIQFPLDLDVKMKAVLMGACFLIDFMFFEKVGEANQRSSVFS
- the LOC139222789 gene encoding phospholipid scramblase 1-like isoform X2, encoding MPQPGGHSIAPYPVGPGGYGDPSQAPPPGFNMGYNPGQPPVMYQPVAGPEYGGHPGAISPAPVGNPAAVAVGVPPGLEYLAQIDQILIHQKVELLEAFIGFETNNQYEIKNSLGQKIYKAKEKNDCCTRNCCGSLRSFDMKIKDNMDREVIRLIRPFRCVSCWCPCCLQEMEVQAPPGTTVGYVKQDWHPFLPKFSIQGANQETVMKLEGPCFACNCCGDVNFELKGKDGDKPIGRISKQWSGLLKEVFTDTDNFGIQFPLDLDVKMKAVLMGACFLIDFMFFEKVGEANQRSSVFS
- the tnk1 gene encoding non-receptor tyrosine-protein kinase TNK1, whose amino-acid sequence is MLMDQETQWLYHLLAEVQLEKFYLRVRDGLNITRIEHFAYVKESDLEQIGISKPAQRRLWDALKRCKTNSRSRVAKVLSRSVDVGEQWSGGSPPQGQEGGGRALPCLIQDSELILGEKLGSGSFGVVRKAEWHTPTGRVLPVAVKSLRSSMSRQTDTLSDFLQEVTTMQSLDHPNIIRLYGVVLTQPLKMVTELAPLGSLYDTLRSRQYEYPLVRLWLFANQIVAGMEYLESRRFIHRDLAARNVLLASREMVKIGDFGLMRGLSQETDHYVMTAHRRIPFAWCAPESLRVGSFSHSSDVWMFGVTLWEMFTYCEEPWFGLSGRQILWRVEREGERLEKPPDCPQELYAVMRKCWACSPADRPSFTQLTTMVAEAKPMEVQAARDFAEPRKLALVANDLVTVIDHGLELCEWRGQNHRTLTVGWFPASLAVPLLPPAALSAANAGPNPASSSAYISAPLKGSLQHTGHGDIKPERCWGTPESVDDGGSWRPGPAREKEGSNLQKMAGMSRSLESVLGGQRPRADTVGAVRVDQQGRLVPSVMVARSVVMQQDPRRFSEASIIPPPRPPPPNLKRLNMKPQRRPTVHPTAPGTPWPPQVVLSPPTQTQPQPQPLPQHQPLQGAGGSNLVKMANMARSTPQLDEQADNRERERERERIRERDKSPQVQNTRDSLIAQVMEAVHGVTTDEVHTALQRNDWNPVRAEQQLKLEQLYSLSLCSREDCLRILSRHQWNLQLASRYLIRWSREDRTGPGERERPQVSTERRV